The Cucurbita pepo subsp. pepo cultivar mu-cu-16 chromosome LG08, ASM280686v2, whole genome shotgun sequence genome contains a region encoding:
- the LOC111800847 gene encoding THO complex subunit 3, with protein sequence MEESTPAFKNLYSREYQGHKKKVHSVAWNCTGMKLASGSVDQTARVWHIEPHGHGKVKDVELKGHTDSVDQLCWDPKHSDLIATASGDKTVRLWDARNGKCSQQAELSGENINITYKPDGTHIAVGNRDDELTILDVRKFKPVHKRKFNYEVNEIAWNMTGEMFFLTTGNGTVEVLAYPSLRPIETLMAHTAGCYCIAIDPVGGYFAVGSADSLVSLWDISQMLCVRTFTKLEWPVRTISFNHTGEYIASASEDLFIDISSVQSGRTVHQIPCRAAMNSVEWNPKHNLLAYAGDDKNKYQADEGIFRIFGFESA encoded by the exons ATGGAGGAATCGACGCCGGCTTTTAAGAATCTTTACAGCAGAGAGTATCAAGGTCACAAGAAGAAG GTACATTCTGTGGCATGGAATTGCACTGGTATGAAGCTTGCTTCCGGTTCTGTCGATCAAACTGCTCGAGTTTGGCATATTGAGCCTCATGGACAT GGTAAGGTTAAGGATGTCGAGTTGAAAGGGCATACTGATAGTGTAGATCAGCTATGTTGGGATCCTAAACATTCTGATCTTATAGCAACCGCCTCTGGTGACAAGACTGTTCGACTATGGGATGCTCGTA ATGGGAAATGCTCACAGCAAGCTGAGCTGAGTGGGGAGAATATAAACATCACCTACAAGCCTGATGGGACGCACATAGCTGTTGGGAATAGG GATGATGAACTCACTATACTGGATGTTAGGAAGTTTAAGCCAGTTCACAAGCGCAAGTTCAATTACGAG GTGAACGAAATTGCTTGGAACATGACTGGGGAAATGTTTTTCCTGACAACTGGAAATG GTACCGTTGAAGTACTAGCATACCCGTCACTTCGACCTATTGAAACTCTTATGGCTCACACAGCTGGTTGTTACTGCATCGCAATTGACCCGGTTGGAGG GTATTTTGCAGTTGGAAGTGCTGATTCATTAGTTAGCCTATGGGATATCTCTCAGATGCTCTGCGTGCGAACATTTACAAAACTCGA ATGGCCTGTCCGAACTATAAGTTTCAACCACACAGGAGAATACATTGCTTCTGCTAGTGAGGACTTGTTCATTGATATA TCGAGTGTTCAATCGGGACGAACGGTTCATCAGATTCCTTGTCGGGCTGCTATGAATAGTGTGGAGTGGAATCCAAAGCACAATTTGCTTGCATATGCTGGGGATGACAAGAATAAGTACCAGGCTGATGAAG GTATTTTTAGGATCTTTGGGTTTGAAAGTGCATGA
- the LOC111800147 gene encoding uncharacterized protein LOC111800147, with protein MAEAKDSGAYVVEILDEQDNQNRNQNLMISVIQEHPLSQISESSGHLLLLKLWQRDEHLFGLRIGQRETKLECLKQQIFQLCCYFFLFNVLSLTLMFTSYNPNVCHKWWGPAVSVAATSVVFVMAVQVKLWGYWKAAGELQRERMKGCCFNLCKEPQSVGKRMKSSSVEIKWRPLTCLSRNFITISLLCFSGLVFAASKFILCGF; from the coding sequence ATGGCCGAAGCCAAAGATTCGGGTGCCTACGTAGTCGAAATCCTAGACGAACAAGATAACCAAAATCGGAATCAAAACCTTATGATCTCTGTAATCCAAGAGCATCCATTGAGCCAAATTTCAGAAAGCTCAGGCCATCTATTGCTCTTAAAACTCTGGCAGCGAGACGAGCATTTGTTCGGCCTCCGAATCGGTCAACGAGAGACCAAATTGGAGTGTCTCAAGCAACAAATCTTCCAACTTTGCTGCtacttcttcctcttcaatgtCCTGTCTCTGACCCTGATGTTCACTTCCTATAATCCCAATGTGTGTCACAAATGGTGGGGTCCGGCGGTGTCGGTGGCGGCGACGTCGGTCGTGTTTGTGATGGCGGTGCAGGTGAAATTGTGGGGGTATTGGAAGGCAGCAGGGGAGTTGCAGAGGGAGAGGATGAAAGGGTGTTGTTTTAATTTGTGTAAAGAGCCTCAGAGTGTGGGGAAGAGGATGAAGAGCTCGAGTGTGGAGATTAAATGGCGGCCTCTTACTTGCCTCTCAAGGAATTTCATTactatttctcttctttgctTTTCAGGCCTTGTTTTTGCTGCTTCCAAGTTCATTCTTTGTGGCTTTTAG
- the LOC111800877 gene encoding uncharacterized protein LOC111800877 isoform X2, which produces MEALLPISTSPFRFPPTANTSPRPVSPFPLNLRSNSLNKRRRTPTFAAIDGASLAAAAADPTQVEITWQIVVGAIAGVTPFVVAGIEFSKRIVAQKRCKECGGSGLVLMDKDYFRCPECGGFLPWQSWRRFFSG; this is translated from the exons ATGGAAGCCTTGCTCCCAATTTCTACCTCTCCCTTCCGATTCCCTCCCACAGCCAATACCAGCCCTCGTCCTGTTTCTCCTTTCCCCCTCAATCTGCGTTCAAATTCGCTCAATAAGCGGAGACGAACGCCCACGTTTGCGGCCATTGATGGCGCTTCGcttgcagcagcagcagccgaTCCCACTCAGGTTGAAATCACTTGGCAGATTGTCGTGGGAGCGATTG CTGGAGTGACCCCGTTCGTCGTGGCCGGAATCGAGTTCAGCAAGAGGATT GTGGCTCAGAAGAGATGTAAAGAATGTGGTGGTTCGGGGCTTGTTTTGATGGACAAAGACTACTTCCGTTGCCCTGAATGCG GTGGTTTTTTGCCATGGCAGTCGTGGAGGCGATTCTTTTCGGGCTAA
- the LOC111800812 gene encoding zinc finger CCCH domain-containing protein 18-like, whose protein sequence is MQKKLVQMHMEFSEFSECTRIVHNRISRIDPENVRKIIGFLLLHDHGDQEMARLALGPDHYMLQVVHLVKTELHLIALRSMPLSMLTAETPLALPSPPPPSPPQSTSLPTGGFVPFALSRNRLFPSSPSTPQQLTDKPTPDFITLSYTDSMYELQNPAQFYSLDDHVEPPNSGLSGYDCSYVDHAGLVNNLSTRTTARHYSTMPEYHPKICHYYNKGYCKHGYGCRYLHTNPIFESVSQVYNGNSVNEDHVFRPGSLEKLEFEIVELLKSRRGNPISIASLPMIYYENYGKVLQAEGYLTESQRHGKSGFSLTKLLTRLKSIQVIDRPHGQHAVILAEDAPRFIDHRAEKNDHGPHGPIVSSARQIYLTFPADSNFTEDDVSDYFSDQYGLVEDVRIPCQQKRMFGFVTFYNIETVNLILSQDNEHLICGARVLVKPYREKSKLDRRNQEKIEQQKLYYASHYNNSLETEQLHSSYEDSRMFSLRIEQQQQQQQQQQQQQQQQQQQQQQQAYEVERRLSEMNLMVKSVMNQPYFSYQMKQLDVPEDHFSFPIAERLDNLLDALKTGAGSAGAGAVASASASAGAGAGSSGHNNKPAEADWNHLVIDLESEGYNLPESPFESPTGSSM, encoded by the exons atgcaaaaaaagCT TGTCCAAATGCATATGGAATTTTCGGAGTTTTCCGAGTGCACGAGAATCGTACACAATCGGATCAGTAGAATAGATCCTGAGAATGTTAGGAAGATCATTGGTTTTTTACTTCTTCATGATCATGGTGATCAAGAAATGGCTCGTTTGGCGTTAGGGCCTGACCACTATATGCTTCAAGTTGTTCACTTAGTCAAGACTGAGCTGCATTTAATAGCTCTTAGATCGATGCCACTCTCTATGTTGACTGCAGAGACGCCCCTGGCCTTGCCCTCGCCCCCGCCCCCATCCCCGCCCCAGTCCACGTCCCTTCCCACGGGGGGTTTCGTTCCTTTTGCCTTGTCCCGAAACAGGCTCTTTCCATCTTCCCCTTCAACTCCCCAACAGCTGACTGACAAACCTACTCCCGATTTCATAACATTGAGCTACACTGATTCTATGTATGAACTCCAAAATCCAGCTCAGTTCTATAGTTTAGATGATCATGTTGAACCACCAAACTCTGGCCTCTCTGGCTATGATTGTAGCTATGTTGATCATGCTGGACTTGTCAACAACTTGAGTACTAGGACTACTGCCCGCCATTACTCGACTATGCCTGAGTATCATCCGAAGATATGCCACTACTACAACAAAGGATATTGCAAGCATGGATATGGTTGTAGGTATCTCCATACTAACCCCATATTCGAGAGCGTTTCTCAGGTGTATAATGGAAATTCTGTCAATGAAGATCATGTTTTTCGGCCTGGTTCACTTGAGAAGTTGGAGTTTGAAATCGTTGAGCTTCTTAAATCAAGGAGGGGTAATCCTATTTCAATTGCTTCACTGCCAATGATTTACTATGAAAATTATGGAAAAGTTCTTCAAGCAGAAGGATACCTGACTGAGAGTCAGAGGCATGGTAAATCAGGCTTTAGCTTGACGAAGCTTCTCACTCGATTGAAAAGCATTCAGGTGATCGACAG GCCTCATGGGCAGCATGCAGTCATTTTGGCAGAAGATGCTCCAAGATTCATAGATCATCGAGCTGAGAAGAATGACCATGGTCCACATGGTCCAATCGTTAGCAGCGCACGACAGATATATCTGACATTTCCAGCTGACAGCAACTTCACTGAAGATGATGTTTCTGATTACTTCAG TGACCAGTATGGATTGGTTGAAGATGTAAGGATCCCATGCCAACAAAAAAGGATGTTTGGGTTTGTGACCTTTTACAATATCGAAACTGTGAATCTAATCTTGTCACAGGACAATGAGCATTTAATTTGCGGGGCTCGGGTTCTCGTGAAGCCTTACAGAGAAAAGTCGAAGCTGGACAG GAGGAACCAAGAGAAAATAGAACAGCAAAAGCTATATTATGCTTCACACTATAACAACAGTCTCGAAACTGAGCAGCTTCACTCAA GCTATGAGGACTCCAGAATGTTCAGCCTCAGGATCGAAcaacagcagcaacaacagcagcagcagcagcaacaacagcagcagcagcaacaacaacagcaacagcagGCATACGAAGTTGAAAGGAGGCTTTCAGAGATGAATTTAATGGTTAAATCTGTAATGAATCAGCCATACTTCAGCTATCAGATGAAGCAACTCGATGTTCCAGAAG ATCATTTCAGTTTCCCAATTGCAGAAAGGTTAGACAATCTGTTGGATGCTCTGAAAACTGGCGCCGGCAGTGCCGGTGCTGGTGCTGTTGCCAGTGCCAGTGCCAGTGCTGGTGCCGGTGCCGGCTCTAGTGGTCATAATAATAAGCCAGCCGAGGCCGACTGGAATCACCTTGTCATCGACCTTGAAAG TGAAGGATATAATCTACCAGAGAGCCCATTTGAATCTCCAACAGGAAGTAGCATGTAG
- the LOC111800877 gene encoding uncharacterized protein LOC111800877 isoform X1, which translates to MEALLPISTSPFRFPPTANTSPRPVSPFPLNLRSNSLNKRRRTPTFAAIDGASLAAAAADPTQVEITWQIVVGAIAGVTPFVVAGIEFSKRIVAQKRCKECGGSGLVLMDKDYFRCPECGLAGGFLPWQSWRRFFSG; encoded by the exons ATGGAAGCCTTGCTCCCAATTTCTACCTCTCCCTTCCGATTCCCTCCCACAGCCAATACCAGCCCTCGTCCTGTTTCTCCTTTCCCCCTCAATCTGCGTTCAAATTCGCTCAATAAGCGGAGACGAACGCCCACGTTTGCGGCCATTGATGGCGCTTCGcttgcagcagcagcagccgaTCCCACTCAGGTTGAAATCACTTGGCAGATTGTCGTGGGAGCGATTG CTGGAGTGACCCCGTTCGTCGTGGCCGGAATCGAGTTCAGCAAGAGGATT GTGGCTCAGAAGAGATGTAAAGAATGTGGTGGTTCGGGGCTTGTTTTGATGGACAAAGACTACTTCCGTTGCCCTGAATGCG GTTTGGCAGGTGGTTTTTTGCCATGGCAGTCGTGGAGGCGATTCTTTTCGGGCTAA